One genomic region from Jiangella sp. DSM 45060 encodes:
- a CDS encoding metal ABC transporter substrate-binding protein — translation MKNRRAAMAALSTAALAGLVLSGCGDDAGTASGGDGLTVAASFYPLAFVTERVAGDHATVDNLTQAGGEPHDLELTARQVGEISDADLVVYLAGFQPSVDEAVEQNAEDRAVDVAGLVELLDEPEHGDEHEDEHGDEHEDEHADEESHEGHDHGDLAGDPHIWLDPTNLEAIASAVADRLAEADPDNADDYRANADALNADLQELDQEFETGLAQCTQRVFVVAHEAFGYLAHRYDLEQIGISGIDPEAEPSPERLAEVHDVVREQGVTTIFYERLVSPDVAETLAGDLGVQAAVLDPIEGLTDDTADQDYFSLMRADLEALRAANGCT, via the coding sequence ATGAAGAACCGTCGTGCGGCGATGGCCGCGTTGAGCACCGCCGCCCTCGCCGGGCTCGTCCTCTCGGGCTGCGGCGACGACGCCGGCACCGCGAGCGGCGGCGACGGCCTCACCGTCGCCGCGTCGTTCTACCCACTGGCGTTCGTCACCGAACGTGTCGCGGGCGACCACGCCACCGTCGACAACCTCACGCAGGCCGGCGGCGAGCCGCACGACCTCGAGCTGACCGCCCGCCAGGTCGGCGAGATCTCCGACGCCGACCTCGTCGTCTACCTGGCCGGGTTCCAGCCGTCCGTCGACGAGGCGGTCGAGCAGAACGCCGAGGACCGCGCCGTCGACGTCGCGGGCCTGGTCGAGCTGCTCGACGAGCCGGAGCACGGCGACGAACACGAGGACGAGCACGGCGACGAGCACGAGGACGAGCACGCCGACGAGGAGAGCCACGAGGGCCACGACCACGGCGACCTCGCCGGCGACCCGCACATCTGGCTCGACCCCACGAACCTCGAGGCCATCGCGTCCGCCGTCGCCGACCGGCTGGCCGAGGCCGACCCGGACAACGCCGACGACTACCGCGCCAACGCCGACGCCCTCAACGCCGATCTGCAGGAGCTGGACCAGGAGTTCGAGACCGGCCTGGCGCAGTGCACGCAGCGGGTGTTCGTCGTCGCGCACGAGGCGTTCGGTTACCTCGCGCACCGGTACGACCTCGAGCAGATCGGCATCTCCGGCATCGACCCGGAGGCGGAGCCGTCGCCGGAACGGCTGGCCGAGGTCCACGACGTCGTGCGGGAGCAGGGCGTCACGACGATCTTCTACGAACGCCTCGTCAGCCCGGACGTCGCCGAGACGCTGGCCGGCGACCTCGGTGTGCAGGCCGCGGTGCTCGACCCGATCGAGGGCCTCACCGACGACACCGCCGACCAGGACTACTTCAGCCTGATGCGGGCCGACCTCGAAGCGCTGCGCGCCGCCAACGGGTGTACGTGA
- a CDS encoding Fur family transcriptional regulator, whose product MTVREQPAKEHRRTRQRAAVDEVLDETEDFISAQELHALLRDRGAGVGLATVYRTLQTLADDGRVDVLRSDAGEAVYRRCVREEHHHHLVCRSCGATVEIAGPTVERWAKSVADQHGYSEVSHTLEIFGTCPRCAAS is encoded by the coding sequence GTGACGGTACGCGAACAGCCGGCCAAGGAGCACCGCCGGACGCGGCAGCGCGCCGCTGTCGACGAGGTGCTCGACGAGACCGAGGACTTCATCAGCGCCCAGGAGCTGCACGCCCTGCTGCGCGACCGTGGCGCCGGCGTCGGACTGGCCACCGTCTACCGCACCCTGCAGACCCTCGCCGACGATGGCCGGGTCGACGTCCTCCGCTCCGACGCCGGCGAGGCGGTCTACCGGCGCTGCGTCCGCGAGGAGCACCACCACCATCTGGTCTGCCGGTCCTGCGGCGCCACGGTCGAGATCGCCGGCCCCACGGTCGAGCGCTGGGCCAAGTCCGTCGCCGACCAGCACGGCTACTCCGAGGTGTCGCACACGCTGGAGATCTTCGGCACCTGCCCGCGCTGCGCCGCCTCCTGA
- a CDS encoding metal ABC transporter permease encodes MSFLDYDFMQRALIAAVLTGLAAPAVGTYLVQRRLALLGDGLGHVALTGVAVGLLTGWAPVWTSVAVAVLGALAIDYVRAKGRASADVALAMLFYGGIAGGVLITGLAGSTAATLNTYLFGSITTVSQDDLWVVAVLAAVVIALAVGLAPQLFAICQDEEFARVSGLPVRLYSMLIAVMAAVTVTVAMRTVGLLLVSALMVVPVATAQQLTRSFRTTFALAMVLGVVPSLGGVVFSYYVDVAPGASIVVGSLIGFVLAWPAGSLLRRRRARRSVNGEDPRVTGAHVTAERHQHQHDPECGHPTVEHGDHTDYLHDGHLHAAHGRHYDEH; translated from the coding sequence ATGAGCTTCCTCGACTACGACTTCATGCAGCGGGCGCTGATCGCGGCCGTCCTCACCGGCCTGGCCGCGCCCGCCGTCGGCACCTACCTGGTGCAGCGGCGGCTGGCGCTGCTGGGCGACGGGCTCGGGCACGTCGCGCTGACGGGTGTCGCCGTCGGCCTGCTGACCGGCTGGGCGCCGGTGTGGACGTCGGTGGCGGTGGCCGTGCTCGGCGCGCTGGCGATCGACTACGTCCGGGCCAAGGGCCGGGCCTCGGCCGACGTCGCGCTGGCCATGCTGTTCTACGGCGGCATCGCCGGCGGCGTGCTGATCACCGGGCTGGCCGGCAGCACGGCGGCGACGCTGAACACGTACCTGTTCGGTTCCATCACGACGGTCTCGCAGGACGACCTGTGGGTGGTCGCCGTCCTGGCCGCCGTCGTCATCGCGCTGGCCGTGGGACTGGCGCCGCAGCTGTTCGCGATCTGCCAGGACGAGGAGTTCGCCCGGGTCAGCGGCCTGCCGGTGCGCCTGTACAGCATGCTGATCGCCGTCATGGCCGCCGTCACCGTCACGGTGGCCATGCGGACGGTGGGGCTGCTGCTGGTCAGCGCGCTGATGGTGGTGCCGGTGGCGACGGCGCAGCAGCTCACCCGCAGCTTCCGGACGACGTTCGCGCTGGCCATGGTGCTCGGCGTGGTGCCGTCGCTGGGCGGCGTCGTGTTCTCCTACTACGTCGACGTCGCGCCGGGAGCGAGCATCGTCGTCGGGTCGCTGATCGGGTTCGTGCTGGCCTGGCCGGCCGGTTCGCTGCTGCGCCGGCGCCGGGCCCGCCGCTCCGTCAACGGCGAGGACCCTCGGGTCACCGGGGCGCACGTCACCGCCGAGCGGCACCAGCACCAGCACGACCCCGAGTGCGGCCACCCCACCGTCGAGCACGGCGACCACACCGACTACCTGCACGACGGCCACCTGCACGCCGCGCACGGCCGCCACTACGACGAGCACTAG
- a CDS encoding AMP-binding protein: MTVVLPPPRRSAGAAPAGAAPAAVPFARDLARHGDRLAVVAGAERWIYRELAQRVGATARRLGDGRKLVLVSAANDATSLVTYLAALAAGHVALLVPPAQAGAVAAAYDPDAVLLSGGELDVRRDGSAHEPHPELALLMPTSGSTGSPKLARLSHENVQANAESIVSFLGIRDTDRAITTLPMHYVYGLSVVNTHLLAGAAVVLTDLSVADACFWDLFRAEGATTLAGVPLTFDLLDRVGFAGMRLPRLRYVTQAGGRLDPAHVRRYAELGRRGGWDLVVMYGQTEATARMAYLPPSLAAEHPSAVGVPIPGGSFTLVPAPEATSPDVGELVYHGPNVMLGYATSPADLALGRTVTALHTGDLARRTGGLYEIVGRRSRFVKIAGLRVDLAHVEAALTRPGVAVRCTGTDGELLVAVDGAEPSAVRDEIAGRFGLPARAVTAAAVTVAETPRLASGKVDHPALGQLVRAAAAAPAGPPDAAAGPLPERLRSLYADLLGRPDATLDSTFTGLGGDSLSYVEVSIRLEDELGVVPANWHVTPIRELAAAPAVAARGRWRVRCVETGVALRALAIVGVVGTHAGLFTLLGGAHVLVAAAGFGFARFRLTAADRVTRLRQQAVSVARIVVPSVAWIGGVVLLTDQYGPLNVLLLNGLFGPPSWTSDWHFWFVEVLVYILVVLAALLAVPFVDRLERRFPFAFPVVLLGFGLLGRYEVVDLGVPHTMPVFWLFAFGWAAARASVWWQRAGLTVVLVATVPGFFGNPARELAIVAGVALLVWAATVPCPAPLHRVVGALAGGSLYIYLTHWQVYPRLVDVHPVLAVVASLSAGVALWWCAGLVSGLGARWRAGRTAVGTAAGRV, translated from the coding sequence ATGACGGTCGTCCTGCCGCCGCCCCGGAGATCCGCGGGGGCGGCGCCCGCGGGGGCGGCGCCCGCGGCGGTCCCGTTCGCGCGCGACCTCGCCCGTCACGGCGACCGGCTCGCCGTCGTCGCCGGCGCCGAGCGCTGGATCTACCGCGAGCTGGCCCAGCGCGTCGGCGCGACGGCGCGGCGGCTCGGCGACGGCCGGAAGCTGGTGCTCGTCAGCGCCGCGAACGACGCGACGTCGCTGGTCACCTACCTTGCCGCGCTGGCCGCCGGCCACGTCGCGCTGCTGGTTCCGCCCGCGCAGGCCGGCGCAGTCGCGGCCGCCTACGACCCCGACGCCGTGTTGCTGTCCGGCGGCGAGCTGGACGTGCGGCGGGACGGGTCCGCGCACGAGCCGCACCCGGAGCTGGCGCTGCTGATGCCGACGTCCGGGTCGACCGGATCGCCCAAGCTGGCCCGGCTGTCGCACGAGAACGTGCAGGCCAACGCGGAGTCGATCGTGTCGTTCCTGGGCATCCGCGACACCGACCGCGCGATCACGACGCTGCCGATGCACTACGTGTACGGACTGTCCGTCGTGAACACGCACCTGCTGGCCGGTGCGGCCGTCGTGCTCACCGACCTCTCCGTCGCCGACGCCTGCTTCTGGGACCTGTTCCGGGCCGAGGGCGCGACGACGCTGGCCGGGGTGCCGCTGACGTTCGACCTGCTCGACCGCGTCGGGTTCGCCGGCATGCGGCTGCCGCGGCTGCGGTACGTCACACAGGCCGGCGGGCGGCTCGACCCGGCGCACGTGCGCCGGTACGCCGAGCTGGGGCGGCGGGGTGGGTGGGACCTCGTCGTCATGTACGGGCAGACCGAGGCGACCGCGCGGATGGCGTACCTGCCGCCATCGCTGGCCGCCGAGCATCCGTCGGCCGTCGGGGTGCCGATCCCGGGCGGCTCGTTCACCCTTGTGCCCGCGCCCGAGGCGACGTCGCCGGACGTCGGCGAGCTCGTCTACCACGGCCCGAACGTCATGCTCGGGTACGCGACGTCGCCGGCCGACCTCGCGCTCGGGCGCACCGTCACCGCGCTGCACACCGGTGACCTCGCCCGGCGCACCGGCGGGCTGTACGAGATCGTCGGGCGGCGCAGCCGGTTCGTGAAGATCGCCGGGCTGCGGGTCGACCTCGCCCACGTCGAGGCCGCGCTGACCCGTCCCGGGGTGGCTGTCCGGTGCACGGGGACGGACGGCGAGCTGCTGGTCGCGGTCGACGGCGCGGAGCCCTCGGCCGTCCGCGACGAGATCGCCGGACGGTTCGGGCTGCCCGCGCGCGCCGTCACGGCCGCCGCCGTCACCGTCGCGGAGACACCGCGGCTGGCCAGCGGGAAGGTCGACCACCCGGCGCTGGGTCAGCTGGTGCGGGCCGCGGCGGCAGCGCCCGCCGGGCCGCCGGACGCCGCCGCCGGGCCGTTGCCGGAGCGGCTGCGGTCGCTCTACGCCGACCTGCTCGGGCGCCCCGACGCGACCCTCGACAGCACCTTCACCGGCCTCGGCGGCGACTCCCTGTCCTACGTCGAGGTGTCGATCCGGCTGGAAGACGAGCTGGGCGTCGTCCCCGCGAACTGGCACGTGACGCCGATCCGCGAGCTGGCCGCCGCGCCCGCCGTCGCCGCTCGCGGGCGGTGGCGGGTCCGCTGCGTCGAGACCGGCGTGGCGCTGCGGGCCCTGGCGATCGTCGGCGTCGTCGGCACGCACGCCGGGCTGTTCACGCTGCTCGGCGGGGCGCACGTGCTGGTGGCGGCGGCCGGGTTCGGGTTCGCCCGGTTCCGCCTGACCGCCGCCGACCGGGTGACGCGGCTACGGCAGCAGGCGGTCAGCGTCGCGCGGATCGTCGTCCCCAGCGTGGCCTGGATCGGCGGTGTCGTGCTGCTCACCGACCAGTACGGGCCGCTGAACGTGCTACTGCTCAACGGGCTGTTCGGGCCGCCGTCGTGGACGTCGGACTGGCATTTCTGGTTCGTCGAGGTGCTGGTCTACATCCTCGTCGTGCTGGCCGCCCTGCTCGCCGTCCCGTTCGTCGACCGGCTGGAGCGGCGCTTCCCGTTCGCGTTCCCGGTCGTGCTGCTGGGGTTCGGGCTGCTCGGGCGGTACGAGGTGGTCGACCTCGGCGTGCCGCACACCATGCCGGTGTTCTGGCTGTTCGCGTTCGGGTGGGCGGCGGCGCGGGCGTCGGTGTGGTGGCAGCGGGCCGGGCTGACGGTGGTGCTGGTGGCGACGGTGCCCGGGTTCTTCGGCAACCCCGCGCGCGAGCTGGCGATCGTCGCCGGGGTGGCGCTGCTGGTGTGGGCCGCGACGGTGCCGTGCCCGGCGCCGCTGCACCGGGTGGTGGGCGCGCTGGCGGGCGGTTCGCTGTACATCTACCTCACCCACTGGCAGGTCTACCCCCGCCTCGTCGACGTCCACCCCGTCCTCGCCGTCGTCGCCTCCCTCTCCGCCGGCGTGGCCCTCTGGTGGTGCGCCGGGCTGGTCAGCGGGCTGGGTGCCAGGTGGCGAGCCGGTCGAACGGCCGTGGGAACAGCTGCTGGTCGCGTCTGA
- a CDS encoding iron ABC transporter permease: protein MTVTSVQTPRRAGGASRPPVALVVVAAALAAVLLVPLGYVVSVVLDVGWDTLEPLIFRPRVGELLVNTVLLVVLGVPLTVLLGVGGAWLVERTTLPARRFWAVVLVAPLAIPAFVSSYGWASAVPSIHGLGGGLLVSVLAYYPLVYLPAMAAIRGLDPALEESARSLGLGSWAVFGRVVLPQLRLAILGGGLIVALHLLAEYGAFAFIRFDTFTTAIVVQYQSTFAGPAAGALGVVLSVLCLSLLIAEAGARGRARYARIGSGAARTAVPQRLGAFTPLALLGLAALGVAAVAVPLASVVRWLGRGSGWTQPELPSALTQTVLLAGGGALAAVLVALPLAWLTARHPGPLARLLEGTSYVAASLPAIIVALALVTVTLRVLPGLYQTAFTVVLAYVMIFLPRALVPLRSGIAQAPVALEEMARSLGYPPLLARLRVTVPLLVPSLAAGAALVGLGAANELTATLLLAPNGTRTLATQFWSQASAIDYPAAAPYAVLLILLSVPAVALMFAQSRRWGAR from the coding sequence GTGACCGTCACCTCCGTCCAGACACCGCGCCGCGCGGGCGGGGCGTCGCGCCCGCCGGTCGCGCTGGTCGTCGTCGCGGCGGCGCTGGCGGCCGTCCTGCTGGTGCCGCTCGGCTACGTCGTCTCCGTCGTCCTCGACGTCGGCTGGGACACGCTGGAGCCGCTGATCTTCCGGCCGCGGGTCGGCGAGTTGCTGGTCAACACGGTTCTGCTCGTCGTGCTGGGTGTGCCGCTGACGGTGCTGCTGGGGGTCGGCGGGGCGTGGCTGGTGGAGCGGACGACGCTGCCGGCGCGGCGGTTCTGGGCGGTCGTGCTGGTGGCGCCGCTGGCGATCCCGGCGTTCGTGAGCAGCTACGGGTGGGCCAGCGCGGTGCCGTCGATCCACGGGCTCGGCGGCGGCCTGCTGGTGTCGGTGCTGGCGTACTACCCGCTGGTGTACCTGCCGGCGATGGCGGCGATCCGCGGGCTGGACCCGGCTCTGGAGGAGTCGGCGCGCTCGCTCGGGCTGGGCTCGTGGGCGGTGTTCGGGCGGGTCGTGCTGCCGCAGCTGCGGCTGGCGATCCTGGGCGGCGGGCTGATCGTCGCGTTGCACCTGCTGGCGGAGTACGGGGCGTTCGCGTTCATCCGGTTCGACACCTTCACCACGGCGATCGTCGTGCAGTACCAGTCGACGTTCGCCGGTCCGGCGGCCGGCGCCCTTGGCGTCGTGCTGTCGGTGCTGTGCCTGTCGCTGCTGATCGCCGAGGCGGGCGCGCGCGGGCGGGCCCGGTATGCCCGCATCGGGTCGGGCGCGGCGCGGACGGCGGTGCCGCAGCGGCTGGGGGCCTTCACGCCGCTGGCGCTGCTCGGGCTCGCCGCGCTGGGCGTCGCCGCCGTCGCCGTCCCGCTGGCCAGCGTCGTGCGCTGGCTGGGGCGGGGTTCCGGCTGGACCCAGCCGGAACTGCCGTCGGCGCTGACGCAGACGGTGCTGCTGGCCGGCGGCGGCGCGCTGGCCGCCGTGCTGGTGGCGCTGCCGCTGGCCTGGCTGACGGCGCGGCACCCCGGCCCGCTGGCCCGGCTGCTCGAGGGCACGTCGTACGTCGCCGCGAGCCTGCCCGCGATCATCGTCGCGCTGGCCCTGGTGACGGTGACGCTGCGGGTGCTGCCGGGGCTGTACCAGACGGCGTTCACCGTCGTGCTCGCGTACGTCATGATCTTCCTGCCGCGGGCGCTGGTGCCGCTGCGCTCCGGCATCGCGCAGGCGCCGGTGGCGCTGGAGGAGATGGCCCGCTCGCTCGGGTACCCTCCGCTGCTCGCGCGGCTGCGCGTCACCGTGCCGCTGCTGGTGCCGTCGCTGGCGGCGGGGGCCGCGCTGGTCGGGCTCGGCGCCGCCAACGAGCTGACGGCGACGCTGCTGCTCGCGCCGAACGGCACCCGGACGCTGGCGACCCAGTTCTGGTCGCAGGCCTCGGCGATCGACTACCCGGCGGCCGCGCCGTACGCCGTCCTGCTGATCCTGCTGTCGGTGCCCGCGGTGGCGCTGATGTTCGCCCAGTCACGGAGGTGGGGGGCCCGATGA
- a CDS encoding metal ABC transporter ATP-binding protein: protein MRSAVVDVRGLRVELDDRPVLHGVDLKVVEGEVVTLLGANGSGKSTLVRAAVGLVPAAAGEVRLFGTPLRSFHDWWRVGYVPQRTTAAGGVPATVREVVAAGRLARRKLFRPARKADRAAVDAAIELVGLSEHAGRSVANLSGGQQQRVLIARAAASEPDLLVLDEPNAGVDHRSQEAFARALRTFVASGRTVLLVLHEMGPLAPLVDRGVVLDGGHVVHDGPLPTPSMTLTGPPDHHDDHREDHGAGLFG from the coding sequence ATGAGATCAGCCGTCGTCGACGTCCGCGGGTTGCGGGTCGAGCTCGACGATCGCCCGGTGCTGCACGGCGTCGACCTCAAGGTCGTCGAGGGCGAGGTCGTCACCCTGCTGGGCGCGAACGGCTCGGGCAAGTCGACGCTGGTCCGCGCGGCGGTCGGGCTGGTGCCGGCCGCCGCCGGCGAGGTGCGGCTGTTCGGCACGCCGCTGCGGTCGTTCCACGACTGGTGGCGGGTCGGCTACGTGCCGCAGCGCACGACGGCGGCGGGCGGGGTTCCCGCAACGGTGCGCGAGGTCGTCGCGGCGGGGCGGCTGGCCCGGCGCAAGCTCTTCCGACCGGCCCGCAAGGCCGACCGCGCCGCCGTCGACGCCGCGATCGAGCTGGTCGGGCTGTCCGAGCACGCCGGACGCAGCGTCGCCAACCTGTCCGGCGGGCAGCAGCAGCGGGTGCTGATCGCCCGCGCCGCCGCGTCCGAGCCCGACCTGCTGGTCCTCGACGAGCCCAACGCCGGCGTCGACCACCGCAGCCAGGAGGCGTTCGCCCGCGCGTTGCGCACGTTCGTCGCGTCCGGCCGCACGGTGCTGCTGGTGCTGCACGAGATGGGACCGCTGGCGCCGCTGGTCGACCGCGGCGTCGTGCTCGACGGCGGCCACGTCGTCCACGACGGCCCGCTGCCGACGCCGTCGATGACGCTGACCGGTCCACCCGACCACCACGACGACCACCGCGAGGACCACGGGGCGGGCCTGTTCGGATGA
- a CDS encoding TOBE domain-containing protein, with translation MLLRPAQLGIGPANGTHNAVVEDVRPRGSHAELLLRTAGAAPVLIPLRVPAHEGSGYHAGMPVSVTVTGGGVLYPAG, from the coding sequence GTGCTGCTGCGGCCGGCGCAGCTCGGGATCGGCCCCGCCAACGGCACCCACAACGCCGTCGTCGAGGACGTCCGCCCGCGGGGGTCGCACGCCGAGCTGCTACTGCGCACCGCCGGGGCGGCGCCGGTGCTGATCCCGCTGCGGGTGCCGGCGCACGAGGGCTCCGGCTACCACGCCGGCATGCCCGTCTCCGTCACCGTCACCGGCGGCGGGGTGCTGTACCCGGCCGGGTGA
- a CDS encoding exo-alpha-sialidase — protein MLWDSAAGPHESYHVQGLAVTPSDTILAFTEGRHEVCDAGPRDIVLRRSTDGGDSWEPSRIVVPSVDGQSWGNPTPVVDQETGEIFLFFGLSLLDPGNTGCSGDRQELYLSRSADDGVTWSAPVELDELFAGNPYGWTLHGPGPGHGIQLENGRLVMQVLHRREVVGHTTPERLYGVSVIYSDDHGASWQAGEPIPVDVNYPINESRVYDRGDGAVVVNGRSAAGGHRQRISAVSTDGGQTWSDPVLEPATGRYTAVDAGFLRFDGPDGVSRLLHARPDSARREALTVSVSYDDGATYRYDTIVNPGPSYYSDLAVLSDGTILLFYGRDGEILGSPARLVMARFDLAWLTNGRDGGDLAEHAVELGDTAGAKVRPPAGEPATQTVSPDVAGGNDAVVTGAPAADDGGLALDGDDALELPATDAVRAAGDTFTASAWFRTSGQDTQSILWAYGWGSATPQWWLRAEPGNGRLQALVDTGQATASLSAPGAYADGAWHHAALTRGGGMIELYVDGVRVAQAASPTGDLAFSAREGIHVGQRPDGANRLTGGVDEVRLYDRVLTADEIAALAASRAADGAAGAVVHLPLDETVRERVAWPRPEAVEDENARGGAALTYAATGPGDYLELPFRLARDEGAFDVAVRYARGQDAGRIEVSIDGRPLPDGVLDPSLDTGSAYQTYQHGTVALGRGLHRIRFTLLEPGRLGGTTIAPDELTLIAAEHPSDEAHRDVVVDDESVGAFRMTGTWSRATGQAGHPYYGVSYRSAPAGTGDRVAGWQVDVPVTGEYHVLARTVAHANRASDAPFTVRHADGATTVRVDQRGQGRVVGDDRPAVWVDLGAFRFEAGAAGRVELSNAADGFVIADAIMVTRDAVPGAVADVTAQASGPASALVSWAAADGADGYDVEVRAAGTELWTLAGRTGADATSLEVTGLAPATAYAFRVYAFAEPDPGRPALAGPASAPVTVTTG, from the coding sequence GTGCTGTGGGACTCGGCGGCCGGCCCGCACGAGAGCTACCACGTGCAGGGTCTCGCGGTGACGCCGTCGGACACGATCCTGGCGTTCACCGAGGGCCGCCACGAGGTCTGCGACGCCGGGCCGCGCGACATCGTCCTGCGCCGCAGCACGGACGGCGGCGACAGCTGGGAGCCGAGCCGCATCGTCGTCCCGTCCGTCGACGGGCAGTCGTGGGGCAACCCGACGCCGGTCGTGGACCAGGAAACCGGCGAGATCTTCCTGTTCTTCGGCCTGTCGCTGCTGGACCCGGGCAACACCGGCTGCTCCGGCGACCGCCAGGAGCTCTACCTGAGCCGCAGCGCCGACGACGGCGTCACGTGGAGCGCGCCGGTGGAGCTGGACGAGCTGTTCGCCGGCAACCCGTACGGCTGGACGCTGCACGGACCGGGCCCCGGCCACGGCATCCAGCTGGAGAACGGCCGGCTGGTCATGCAGGTGCTGCACCGCCGCGAGGTCGTCGGCCACACCACACCGGAGCGGCTGTACGGCGTCTCGGTGATCTACAGCGACGACCACGGCGCCAGCTGGCAGGCGGGCGAGCCGATCCCGGTCGACGTCAACTACCCGATCAACGAGAGCCGCGTCTACGATCGCGGCGACGGCGCCGTCGTCGTCAACGGGCGGTCGGCGGCGGGCGGGCACCGGCAGCGGATCAGCGCCGTCAGCACCGACGGCGGGCAGACCTGGTCCGACCCGGTGCTCGAGCCCGCGACCGGCCGGTACACCGCCGTCGACGCCGGGTTCCTGCGGTTCGACGGCCCCGACGGTGTCAGCCGGCTGCTGCACGCCCGCCCGGACTCCGCCCGCCGCGAGGCGCTCACCGTCTCCGTCAGCTACGACGACGGCGCGACCTACCGCTACGACACCATCGTCAACCCGGGGCCGTCGTACTACTCCGACCTCGCGGTGCTGTCCGACGGCACGATCCTGCTGTTCTACGGCCGCGACGGCGAGATCCTCGGCTCGCCCGCGCGGCTGGTGATGGCTCGGTTCGACCTCGCCTGGCTGACGAACGGCCGCGACGGCGGCGACCTCGCCGAGCACGCCGTCGAGCTCGGCGACACCGCGGGGGCGAAGGTCCGCCCGCCCGCCGGGGAGCCGGCCACGCAGACCGTCAGTCCGGACGTCGCGGGCGGGAACGACGCGGTCGTCACCGGCGCTCCGGCCGCCGACGACGGCGGGCTCGCGCTCGACGGCGACGACGCCCTGGAGCTCCCCGCGACCGACGCGGTCCGCGCCGCCGGCGACACGTTCACCGCGTCGGCCTGGTTCCGCACCAGCGGCCAGGACACCCAGTCGATCCTCTGGGCGTACGGCTGGGGTTCGGCCACGCCGCAGTGGTGGCTACGTGCCGAGCCGGGCAACGGCCGCCTCCAGGCGCTGGTCGACACCGGCCAGGCGACGGCGTCGCTCAGCGCGCCCGGCGCCTACGCCGACGGCGCATGGCACCACGCGGCCCTGACTCGCGGCGGCGGCATGATCGAGCTGTACGTCGACGGCGTGCGGGTCGCCCAGGCGGCGTCCCCGACCGGCGACCTCGCGTTCAGCGCCCGCGAGGGCATCCACGTGGGGCAGCGGCCGGACGGCGCGAACCGGCTCACCGGCGGCGTCGACGAGGTCCGGCTGTACGACCGGGTGCTGACGGCGGACGAGATCGCGGCCCTGGCCGCGTCGCGCGCCGCGGACGGTGCCGCCGGCGCCGTCGTCCACCTGCCGCTGGACGAGACCGTGCGCGAGCGGGTCGCGTGGCCACGGCCCGAGGCCGTCGAAGACGAGAACGCCCGCGGCGGCGCCGCCCTGACGTACGCCGCGACCGGCCCGGGCGACTACCTGGAGCTGCCGTTCCGCCTGGCCCGCGACGAGGGCGCGTTCGACGTCGCCGTGCGGTACGCCCGCGGTCAGGATGCCGGCCGGATCGAGGTCAGCATCGACGGACGGCCGCTGCCGGACGGTGTGCTCGACCCGAGCCTGGACACCGGCTCGGCCTACCAGACCTACCAGCACGGCACCGTCGCGCTCGGCCGCGGCCTGCACCGGATCCGGTTCACGCTGCTCGAGCCCGGCCGGCTCGGCGGCACGACGATCGCGCCGGACGAGCTGACGCTGATCGCCGCCGAGCACCCGTCCGACGAGGCGCACCGCGACGTCGTGGTCGACGACGAGTCGGTCGGCGCCTTCCGGATGACCGGCACGTGGAGCCGGGCGACCGGGCAGGCCGGCCACCCGTACTACGGCGTCAGCTACCGGTCCGCGCCGGCCGGTACCGGCGACCGCGTCGCCGGCTGGCAGGTCGACGTCCCGGTCACGGGGGAGTACCACGTGCTCGCCAGGACCGTCGCGCACGCCAACCGCGCCTCCGACGCGCCGTTCACCGTCCGCCACGCCGACGGCGCGACGACGGTCCGCGTCGACCAGCGCGGCCAGGGCCGGGTCGTCGGCGACGACCGGCCGGCGGTCTGGGTGGACCTCGGCGCGTTCCGGTTCGAGGCGGGCGCGGCCGGGCGGGTGGAGCTGTCCAACGCGGCGGACGGGTTCGTCATCGCCGACGCGATCATGGTCACCCGCGACGCGGTACCCGGCGCGGTGGCGGACGTGACGGCGCAGGCGTCCGGCCCGGCGTCGGCGCTGGTCTCGTGGGCCGCGGCGGACGGCGCCGACGGCTACGACGTCGAGGTGCGCGCCGCCGGGACCGAACTGTGGACGCTGGCCGGCCGGACCGGCGCGGACGCGACGTCGCTGGAGGTCACCGGCCTCGCGCCGGCGACGGCGTACGCGTTCCGCGTGTACGCGTTCGCCGAGCCCGACCCGGGCCGTCCGGCGCTGGCCGGCCCGGCGTCCGCCCCGGTCACCGTCACGACCGGGTAG